Proteins co-encoded in one Prescottella sp. R16 genomic window:
- a CDS encoding MMPL family transporter, with amino-acid sequence MTRVESSGRRWPVFTVVAVAVVVFLLGGLGGGFQGKLADVQKNDNASFLPAQAESTIVTNESAKFVSVETVPGAVVFHRDGGLTDADRAAIEQARTTIATIDGVATDSVTPTQFSQDGSTASVFVPLIAKQDGTAVTGPALADTEQHVLDAARAAVDGGVEVLPAGPGGLLVAFIDAFEGLDSTLLLVALLVVIVILLVVYRSPVLWVFPLFSALLALGLSSMVIYLLADHELLTLTGQSQGILFVLVIGAGTDYALLLIARYREELHFHDNRFDAMIKAWRESAPAITASAVTVILGLLCLSFSELNSNKSLGPVAAIGIACTYVVMMTFLPVVLSVVGRWVFWPRTPRVDGATDLATHGMWGRIAGFVGRRDRPAWIGATVLLAALFAVGIGSLQTDGLTATENFTGTPDAVRGQALYDADFDPGAGAPAVVTTNAAAVDAVIAAASGVEGVRQGPGSVCVQIDLEKVEGLLRNSGGTTPELPPGCPPAILNVAPIDGRTVVNVALDDSYDSPEALQTVQRLRDALHEVPGADALVGGSSAATLDVQTASVHDRNLIIPIVLVVIFVVLAILLRALLTPLILIATVVLSFAATLGVSGIFFTHVFHFAGADPSFPLFAFVFLVALGIDYNIFLMTRVREETLEHGTRSGVLRGLAVTGGVITSAGIVLAGTFAVLGVLPLVVLAQVGFAVAFGVLLDTIVVRSVLVPALSHDIGKAIWWPSALARAKD; translated from the coding sequence ATGACGCGTGTGGAATCGTCCGGTCGGCGGTGGCCGGTGTTCACGGTGGTGGCGGTCGCGGTCGTCGTGTTCCTGTTGGGTGGGCTCGGTGGCGGGTTCCAGGGCAAGCTCGCCGACGTGCAGAAGAACGACAATGCGTCGTTCCTTCCGGCGCAGGCGGAGTCGACGATCGTGACGAACGAGTCGGCGAAGTTCGTGTCGGTGGAGACGGTGCCGGGGGCGGTGGTCTTCCATCGTGACGGCGGGTTGACGGATGCCGACCGGGCGGCGATCGAGCAGGCCCGCACCACGATCGCGACGATCGACGGGGTGGCGACGGATTCGGTGACGCCCACCCAGTTCTCGCAGGACGGGTCGACGGCGTCGGTGTTCGTGCCGTTGATCGCGAAGCAGGACGGGACGGCGGTGACCGGGCCCGCGCTCGCCGACACCGAACAGCACGTTCTCGATGCCGCGCGTGCGGCCGTCGACGGCGGGGTGGAGGTGCTGCCGGCGGGACCGGGCGGCCTGCTGGTGGCGTTCATCGACGCCTTCGAGGGGCTCGACAGCACGCTGCTGCTCGTGGCGTTGCTCGTCGTGATCGTGATCCTGCTGGTGGTGTACCGCTCGCCGGTGCTGTGGGTGTTCCCGCTGTTCTCGGCGTTGTTGGCGCTGGGATTGTCGTCGATGGTGATCTATCTGCTCGCCGACCACGAACTGCTCACGCTCACCGGGCAGAGTCAGGGCATCCTGTTCGTGCTCGTGATCGGCGCGGGCACGGACTATGCCCTGCTGCTGATCGCCCGGTATCGGGAGGAACTGCACTTCCACGACAACCGGTTCGACGCCATGATCAAGGCGTGGCGGGAGTCGGCGCCGGCGATCACGGCGTCGGCGGTCACCGTGATCCTGGGTCTGCTGTGCCTGAGCTTCTCGGAGTTGAACTCCAACAAGAGTCTCGGTCCGGTCGCCGCGATCGGTATCGCGTGCACGTACGTGGTGATGATGACGTTCCTGCCGGTCGTCCTGTCGGTGGTCGGGCGCTGGGTGTTCTGGCCGCGCACGCCTCGGGTCGACGGTGCGACGGACCTTGCCACGCACGGGATGTGGGGGCGGATCGCCGGATTCGTGGGACGACGCGACCGGCCCGCCTGGATCGGGGCGACGGTGCTGTTGGCGGCGCTGTTCGCAGTCGGTATCGGCAGCCTGCAGACCGACGGGCTGACCGCGACGGAGAACTTCACCGGCACACCCGACGCCGTCCGCGGGCAGGCACTGTACGACGCCGACTTCGATCCCGGTGCCGGTGCCCCCGCCGTCGTCACGACGAACGCGGCGGCGGTCGATGCGGTGATCGCCGCGGCGAGCGGTGTCGAGGGGGTGCGGCAGGGACCGGGATCGGTGTGCGTGCAGATCGACCTCGAGAAGGTCGAGGGGCTGCTACGCAATTCCGGCGGTACGACGCCGGAGCTTCCGCCCGGGTGCCCGCCCGCGATCCTGAACGTCGCCCCGATCGACGGCCGCACGGTTGTCAATGTGGCCCTTGACGATTCGTACGATTCGCCGGAAGCATTGCAGACCGTGCAGCGGCTGCGGGACGCGTTGCACGAGGTTCCCGGGGCGGACGCCCTCGTCGGTGGTAGTTCGGCGGCAACTCTGGACGTGCAGACCGCGTCGGTGCACGACCGGAACCTGATCATCCCGATCGTGCTGGTGGTGATCTTCGTCGTTCTCGCGATCCTGTTGCGGGCGCTGCTCACGCCGCTGATCCTCATCGCGACGGTGGTGCTGAGTTTCGCGGCGACCCTCGGTGTGTCCGGGATCTTCTTCACGCACGTCTTCCATTTCGCGGGTGCCGACCCGTCGTTCCCACTGTTCGCGTTCGTGTTCCTGGTCGCGCTGGGCATCGACTACAACATCTTCCTCATGACACGGGTACGGGAGGAGACGCTCGAGCACGGCACCCGCTCCGGTGTGCTGCGCGGTCTCGCCGTGACCGGTGGCGTGATCACATCGGCGGGCATCGTGCTGGCCGGCACGTTCGCGGTGCTCGGGGTGCTCCCCCTCGTCGTCCTCGCGCAGGTGGGGTTCGCGGTCGCGTTCGGTGTCCTGCTCGACACGATCGTCGTGCGCAGCGTGCTCGTGCCGGCCCTGTCCCACGACATCGGCAAGGCGATCTGGTGGCCGTCGGCACTGGCCCGCGCGAAGGACTGA